Within Wyeomyia smithii strain HCP4-BCI-WySm-NY-G18 chromosome 2, ASM2978416v1, whole genome shotgun sequence, the genomic segment accgagtaTTACTAAAACTGCTGGTAATTATCTGGAAATTTGGAAATTCATTAGAACgccaattgtcaaaaagtacaAAAGATAAGGGCAATGAAAAAGTTTTAACAATTGTTAACAAACCGATAAAAAAATCAGCACCAAAAGTAAGATTTAAAGTTAGagtgttgcaaaaaataaaatttaattgggCAGTTAAATATATAAAGTaaaaacacatacaaaaaatagaACAATATTCTTCTTGGGGAAACAGAGTGTTATCATTGGAGCGCCTATATTAGTGATCAGGCAGAAATTTTCGAAATTCCCTGGGGTGCTTTTggccaaaagaaaaaaaaacaagtacacTGCAAACAAAGAAATCGCACTTCGTGCAGTTAATTGAACttcaaaatttgtttaataGTGTTCTGAAAgattcaaaacataaaaattcgtCAGATGCCGACACTAAACAAATTAGAAATATCAATATGTGAAAGTGAGAAAAAGTTGGTTAAATTATTGTTGACCAAGTTCCTTTCTTCACAAATTCAACCCTATGTTGAAAATATGCtgaattcaaaaataatataacGTTCTGGTTTATTTTGATAAGAAGCTCATGAATCGAACATCGTAGAATAAAAAAGTGcttaaatttgaagaaaaaaatcagcatAATTTTCATAGGTCAGCAAATCTAGGAACCTCGTCtgacgaatgaaaaaaaaattaaataaaaatcctAATTTTACAGCTCAAAGCTAAAACGGTTGTTcagaatatgagtttttttatgaGTTTTTCAAATTAGacaccgaaaaaaaaagttttctggccTGCCGGAAGCTTAAAAAAATCAGCCTAACAAAGAAGCACCTACCTGATGCTATGAGTAGTGAGCTGACGGAGATCAAGAGTGTATTGTCATCTTTGTCTCAGTCGCTTACAGATACTCAAAGCGAAATCGAAACCCAGATAAACAGCGCGATTGCTAACGGTATCGATAGTATTTTAAAATCGATCAGCAACTCTCTTCGTGAGAGTATGGCAAGCATTGAAGCCAATGTTGCCAGAAAGCtggatgattttaaaataaatgttattgGTAACAATGATCGGGATAAACATGCTGCAATAAGTAGAAAGAGGTCTAGAACTGAGAGAACGATTCACTCTGAGTCGGACTCTATtcccaacaagaaaaaaataatttcgaataagCGGGACGAACCAATTGAAGACGTAGCTAAGCAAAATGACGAGGTTTTTGTTTCTGAAAATGCTTTGACATACGCGAACGTTTTAGCGGGGTCAAGTGGGAATGCAAATAAATTGAAGCGAGTGGAAAACCGTAAgactcggccggtcattgtgattaaaccagtcgagtcttctcaatctagtgaagatactagaatttttttaaaaaataatttagatcctaaaattcacaaaattagaaactttaGAAACGGGAAAGCAGGTTCGATAATTGCTGAGTGTGCAACAGGGGATAACATTGAAGTCGTGAAAAAGGACACTGAAAGCAATTTAGGTGAAAAatataatgctgttattccTACAACCGCTAAgcctaagttgaaaattgtgggaatgagtgatcaatattcccccgaagtctttattgacttgttaaaaagtcaaaatgaagACCTCGCTATCAATGAAGTCAAAGTTATTGCTCAATTTGTAAATTCAAGCTTCAAATATAATAAGTATAACACTATTATTGAAGTTGATAAGGACACTTTTAACCACTTGATGACTGCTGGTAAAGTAAACATTGGGTGGGATAGGTGTTCGATTCAAGAGGCCGTCAATGTTTTACGTTGCTTTCAATGTGAAgaatttggtcataaaagcacagagtgtgttaatccTGAAACATGCTCCAAGTGTAGCGGACTACATAAGACATCGGAATGCTCATCGACTGATTTTAACtgcgtaaattgtttaaaatctaaGAAAGAATTTCATTTGAACTTGGACGTAAAACATCCAGCATTTAGCACGCAGTGTCCGGTAtatcggagactgtttgaaaaaagaaaaagcaacatgttgctaagtaaatagcagctgaagCAAATGCAGTGTGAGAGGAAGCGAGAGATAGTTTATctaaatattgctggtttatctacaaattatgcCGCATTGCGGCATTTTGTGGAAACAACACGTCCGATGTTAGTATTGCTGGCTGAAACTCATATAGTAGAAGCTGATGCATTCGATCAATATAACATACCGGgttacaaagttgctttttgcctttcacactccagacatactggaggggttgctatttacgccaaggaatctgTTAAATTCAACACTCGGTTAAACGAAtgtgttgaaaacaattggttcctgggtatatcagttgaaagaggcATGACGATGGGAAATTTCGGAATTGTATACCATTCCCCCAGttcaagtgaccagcgttttttggaaatttgagataactggtgggagagttttgtagatttaaataaattaaacgttATCGCTGGTGACTTCAATATTAATTGGCTTAATGAaccaaattcgaatcaattaaagcaattagcagattttttcaatttgcgacaaactgtttgtcaatatacaagaatttccagacaatCTCGTACATTAATAGATCacgtgttttcaaattttgataatgttcattcctttacagaggccgattacaaaattacagatcatgagacaatttttgtttttattgagaaTGACCAAAACCGTGATGATAAAGTAAAGATAAAGTGCTGGAACAGATATTCGAAACAAGCAGTGTCTCAACTTGTTtcgagaagcttggattttcaacCAGTAACTGGTgatttggacaataaagcagctgttcttaccaacacgctgaaagaatgtaccaatagtttagttttagaaaaacatgtaAACTTGCATGATGCAAACAGCTGGTACACTTAAGATCTTCTGCCTTTGAAACGAAAAAGAGATAAAAGGTACAAGCAGTTTTACAGAAGTAACAGTAACGATGATTGGTAGGCGCGTAACATGTATTCgcgtgccttgaaaaaggctcgGTGTGAATATGTACAGCGGAAgattgatcaacatcaaaataacagcaaacagttatggaaaattttgaagaaactaatgaaaagtaaagattgtagcccgcaatccataacttttaatggcttaGAAGAACAATCGGCGCGAGTAAtagtaaataaatttaacaattatTTCGTTAACAGTGTCCAATCGATAAATCATAGCATTGATTTGAGCCGGACGTCAATGAGccggacgagataatacagccgatcaataataactgtagctttgatggttttcatcctattacttttgcagagttgaaagatatttgtttttctttggagagatcggctggtatcgacaatgtcaacgcaaaagtaatacaagattgctttcatgtcattggacACGATCTGCTGGACCTTATTGATGAATCACGTGCCtaaagtttggaaggaatcacttgtggttcctatccccaagattactgggacggataaagccgaagagttccgtcccattaacatgttgcacacattagagaaaatattagaacttgttgtaaaaggccagctgatggattatttaaatCGTAATGATTTGCTAATTCCAGAGCAATCCGGTTATCGAGAGgggcactcttgtgagtctgcattgaatctggtgttagcaaaatggaaaaaaaaatcgaggctaaagaaactattcttgctgtatttttggatctaaaacgcgcttttgaaacaatttctaggcccttattgttgcaaacattggagcgctttggtatcgtagggacagcatataaatggtttgaaagctatttgtgtgctagaactcagaagactcgttttaatgattttgaatcggattccattgctaatacacttggtgtaccgcaaggaagtgttttggggcccattttgttcataatttatattaatgacatgaagcgagttttacggttttgcgatataaatttatttgccgatgacactgttccgttcattgcagcgaaaaatccaaacgatattgttgcacttttgaatcaagatttacattatccggcgaattggttaaagtttaaacagcttaaattgaatattagtaaaacacagtacttaattatttcttctgccaactccagaccagacgtaaacattgtaattgatggtgagacgattgatcgcctaaatgaattaaagtatcttggagttattattgatgacaaattaactttcaagtctcacatagataatgtcatcaagaaaaatTAGTCTTCATaagtcaattatttcaccacatatagatttttgttcatccataatatttcttgcaaacaatacacaaatgttgagactgcagcgcttacaaaataaagtaatgcgattaatatcaagatgtaatagatacacttcctcgagttttatgctggacgcattgcaatggctttctgtgaagcaaagagtatatttttttacaatggtgtttctatataagattttgaataacatgctgcctcgctatttgtgtgatcgaattgatagaggaagtgattttcataggtacaacactagaaacgcggatgatgctaggacaccacattttttattcggaagatcacagaactctctgttgtacaaaggaataagctttttcaattcgatgccaagacaagtaaaacgttcagcaacaatggcggagtttaaaaggctttgtatttcacacataaagtctgtcttgtagacagattatatagatttttttgtaaattaatgacgaagattgtaaaatttaaactttttttctaatttattgggtacatcaagttattatgttcattgatgatgatggatttttatttgaatatagaaatataataattaatattagagttaaaaaaaatgagtcggctacacatgtttgagccacgcgcgcgtagactgacatagacaatctggatattgagtacatcaggtttaaaaccctgaaattgaaacaaaaagcataacgggttgataagttgctttttgggtCGCTGTCACCTTTATTTCcttaatttatttgcttttacgatttaaaaaaaagggttcggagaaaaaaactgaaaaggcttgggtttgcctgtggactgtagagctcgttatcgggaattatagtgtcataggatctctctcgtagttctggatcgttatccagaaccaattctgattagttaacgctcctaaatgttaggttcaattcctaaccaagtccagataattttcgggttggaaacgttctggatgagccttggatcaatgttattgaaaaatcgtttattttttatttattttcaaattattggtattcttttgaagggttactatgtctgtattaataaccagtccgttatttgtttgtcaactggttacattgtatgactctatataatatcttacttagataaatgCATTCACGCCTCACACTACTTGCGCTGACGGTCGCTTTCCAGCTGACTGCTGGTTCTCCGGTAGTCAACCGTGAGCCACCACATCCACGCTTTCCAAACGATCACCAAACAGCCGGACAATATGCCAACCAGGCACAACTGGAGAACACAATCGGCTACTGGTGGCAGCTAGGCCAGCAGACAGTGGACCGAATGCGTCAGCGGACGCCCAACGAAAACGTGGCGAAAAATGTGATTCTCTTCCTAGGCGATGGAATGTCCATTTCTACTGTAAATATGGCACGCGTTTACGCAGGTGGAGAAGAAAAGACCCTATCCTTCGAACGGTTTACGCACATCGGAATGTCGAAAACGTATAACGTTGACTACCAGGTGCCGGATTCGGCGGGGACTGCAACTGCCTACCTTACCGGTGTTAAAGGAAATCTCGGAACGATCGGAGTGAACGCCAAAGTTCCCGCTCATGATTGCCAGGTTGAGTTAGACGCGAGAACCCATACGCATTCGATTGCCAGGTGGGCAATGAATGCGGGAAAGGATGCCGGCCTGGTTACGACGACCCGGGTTACACATGCTTCGCCGGCTGGGGTTTACGCTCACACGGCTTGCCGGGATCGGGAAAATGACAACGAGGTGGAAAGGGATGGTTGTGATAAAAATGTGGTTAAGGACATTGCACAACAGCTGGTGTATGGAGAAACTGGCAGCCGGTTGAAGGTCATTTTGGGTGGCGGTAGACGTGAGTTTTTAGACCGAGAGTTGGATCCGGAAACGGGGAAACCAGGAAAGCGAAAAGACGGTCGTAATTTAATACGGGAATGGTTGGAAAGTGGCGAGGAAGGAGAAAACCGAACTTACGTTTGGAACAAGCAGGATCTGCTGCGGGTTGATCCGAACATGACGGACCGGTTGATGGGACTGTTCGAGCCAGGTCATTGCGTGTATAATTTGGATAGGGTGCGAGATAGACTAACACAGGAACCGACGCTGGCCGAAATGGTGGATAAAGCAACGGATGTTTTAGCAAAGAATGGgaatggactttcctgtttgtcGAGGGCGGCCGAATAGATCATGCGCATCACGATACCATGGCTAGGCTGGCCATGGATGAAACTGTTGAGTTCTCCAAGGCGATCCAATTGGCTCGAGAGAAGTTCCCGGAAGAGGATACGCTAATTGTGGTAACATCTGATCATTCTCACAGTGTTAGCTACAGTGGTTATGGGGTAAGTTTACACTCTAATTGTCGTTGTTGTTGGTGACTCATTGACTTTCTTTGTTTAGGAACGATCTCAGGACATTTTTGGAATTGCAGGACAGGCAACCGACGATCTTCCATATATGACGATTAGTTATGGGAATGGATTGGGGTATTTTGACCACGTTGACCCAGTTGCGGGTGGTAAGGTTGACATATCTATGCTGGACACTAGCAGCAGCAAGGTTCGCTTTCCGGCAACACTCCCAATGAAGTCGGAAACCCACGGCGGCGAAGATGTAGCAGTGTACGCTTCCGGACCGTGGTCTCACCTGTTTACTGGTACATACGAGCAGAACACCATTCCACACATGATGGCGTACGCGTCCTGCATCGGCCACGGCTTGACTGCTTGTCAATCACTCAATTTcattcaaaacgaaaaaaattaaattccaaGGTTCGCAATTCCATCgtatctcagattttttttcgttcgaatCAATAATAACCTCTGTTATCATACTCTACGGACATTCATTGCATTCACTTCTCCTCCCGACGCCGGGTGGGCATTCAATCATAATCGCTCATTTTATCAGCTGCTATCATTCATAAAAACGTCCAGAGCACCGAGCAGCGAGGGCAATAGCTACCACGTCAGTTGATCAGTGAACATGAAGCTGCTGGTGAGTTGTGTGACGTTTCTGAGCCTCTCGATTGCCGTGCCTCTCGATGGCCGACAATCGCGAGGCCGAACGGCAGAAGAAAACTATCATCCGAGTTTCCCGGAGGACCGAATTGTCCGAGCAAACACCCGCAATGCCCAGCTGGAGCAAACCATCGACTATTGGTACGCGGAAGCGCGAAAGACGGTCGACAAACTGGTCGATCGGACGGAGAACAAAAATATCGCCAAAAATATCATCCTCTTCCTGGGCGATGGAATGTCGATTGCAACGGTCGGAATGACACGCGTCTATTTTGGAGGAGAGGAAAAACAGCTAGCCTTCGAGACATTCCCCTACACGGGAATGTCGAAAACTTATTGCGTTGACTATCAGGTTGCTGATTCAGCCTGTACCTCTACGGCCTATCTTTGCGGTGTGAAGGGCAACTACGCAACGATCGGGGTAAATGCTCAGGTTCCAAACATGAACTGTACTGCCGAACTGGACGAGAGCACTCATACCCACTCGATCGCCAAATGGGCCATGGATGCCGGCAAAGACGCTGGATTCGTCACAACGACGCGTGTCACCCACGCGAGTCCCGCCGGTATCTACGCACACACGGCCAATCGAGATTGGGAAGACGACGCATGGATTGAGGATGACGGGTGCGACTCAGAGGTGTTGGATGATATTGCGGAGCAGCTGGTGTACGGAGAAGTTGGTAAACGTTTAAAAGTGATCATGGGAGGCGGTCGCCGACAATTTCTAGGTAGTGACCTTGATCCAGAGTACGGAACCCCAGGAATACGAAGGgacaataaaaatttaattcgtGAATGGCAAGAAATGGAAGGTTTCGGAGAGAATCGAACCTATGTATGGAATAAAGAGGATCTGTTTAAGGTTGATCCAGTGCACACAGGCCGCTTGTTGGGATTGTTCGAACCAAGCCATTGCGCGTTCAACTTGGACCGAGTGCGGAACAACATGGAGGCCGAACCGACGCTCGCGGAAATGGTTGACCGTGCGACGGATTTGCTCAGTCAAAATGAGAAGGGATTCTTTCTGTTCGTTGAAGGAGGCCGTATCGATCATGCTCATCACGATAATTGGGGCAAGCTGGCGCTGGATGAAACGGTGGAATTTGCAAAAGCTGTTGAGCTTGCGCGGGAGAAGTTTAGTGATGAAGACACTCTCATTGTTGTTACGGCCGATCATGCGCACAGTGTTAGCTTTAGTGGTTATCCGGTAAGTGGTCGGCTCTTTTAACCTTCTAGTTAATCGATAATTCGTTTTTTGTAGAATCGAGGTGCGGATATTACTGGTTCCGCAGGAACCTCTTCCGATGGACTTCCGTACATGACTCTCACCTACGCCAATGGACTCGGATTTTACGATCACATCGATGTGGAGAATAAAGGGCGGATGGACATTCGTAATATGGATACTACTGCGGATTACTTCCGATATCCAGCGACGGTTCCGGTCGAGCTGGAAACACATGGCGGAGAGGACGTCACGGTGTATGCTTCGGGGCCATGGGCGCACTTGTTTACCGGAACGTACGAACAGCACGCCATTCCCCATATTATGGCATATGCTTCCTGCATTGGTGACGGCCTCAAAGCCTGCTCGACGTGATGAGGTCGAACGTCCCGAATCATATGAGCAAATATTCGCATTCAATCTCGATTTACACTCCagtaaatttttttgacaataaTCCATCATTTAGTTTTTGTGATATAAAACCAATCGATTGGAACCTTCGTGTGCCAGTATGATTCCTTAATGTCATTAGTGACGGCAATCATTGTAATTGAGACTGAAAAAATCAAAAGCCATAAATCAGATTCATTGTTGCTATTCGCGTGTTGAATGCCGATTGAAGAGATAAGCAGCCTGTCTAATTGTAATCGTTTGAGCTTCGATACTATGAATACGCTGTACGTGAGGTGATATGTACTCAGTAGCAAAGGCAGATGGCGGCTGAAATTTGATTTACGATTTATTTCACATGATGCATACCTGTTTTTACCAAGTAAATATATCCGACGTCATTTGAACAACCGTGAAAATAGCGAAACCTTGTCAAGCGGGCCATGAAAATTAATTGAAGCAAGGGTAAGCAATTCAAATCTCATTTCTTCAaaagtttcaaatattttgcCTAAGACCTTAACCACGCAGACGGAAGACAACTTCACAATGACAAGTATAATCTTAATAAAGTATCAAATATAAGtgaaattttcagaaatcgaCAAAATCTTtttacaaaatatatttttcgcaGAAATAGCGTcatcgaaaaaccaaaacaataattttcaaatatgCCAAAGTCTGATTACAAGACACAAACTTAACTTTCTAAAATTAGAAGGGGTCTACGAGTACAGagcaatttaataaaaaaaagtcacaaattaaatatttttttttttttcttcacataacatttatttgacacggcacaaatacaatttaatgtttaacggcgccaattatatctgatgacttaaaaactaaagcaaattttttatcctcgctgccgactacgagctgaaattaagtctaacttaaaactagcatgggatttccaatcagtgttttgttgttcaatggtcgtctgataatcgtcgaatggcatgtatggattcgttctgctgagccacgatgtcgtgagttgggacagaggctcgtagtccttgggtcctggttctgttgtgcggggtctggttgctggttttgtgcttaaggttcaaacgtgttcttgtcgttttgttgggtgtagacggaggggaacgggactagactggggcgtggatggatttcaggaaaacgtatataagggacatgtagggtaggtcacggctcgccaagacatcacgaacaggaacagccggctgtctaccctcggcctgcagggaagctattaatttagacctggcgtcacggtgtacagggcatgaccaaaccacatgctctatgtcgtgataaccttcaccacaggcacagataccactttccccgagcccaacacgacggaggagcgcgtcaaatctatagtgattggacataagccgggacatcacgcaaatgaaatcccgacctacatccaaccccttgaaccacgggttcgtcgatactttggggattatggaatgtaaccaccttcccaattcccctctggtccaagcattttgccaactgatgatcgtattctgacgtacaagtgcgaaaaattcattaaaggcaattggtcttttataaatatcaccgtttgttgagcccaccttagccaaagagtccgctttctcattacccggtatcgagcagtgagaagggacccacgctaaggtaatctgagtagatttttcggataaagcactcagatgttcccgtattttccccaggaaatacggagagtgcttaacatctttcatcgatcggagagcctcaatggaactgagactgtccgtaaagatgaaataatggtccgtgggcattttttcgataatccctagggtgtactgaattgcagctaattctgcgacgtaaacagaagcaggattatcgagcttatgggagacggttaaattgttattgaagataccgaagccagtggacccatcaagaagtgatccgtcagtgtagtacatattgtcgcagttgatgtttcgatatttattggaaaaaaatttagggatctgctgcacgcgtaaatgatccgggattccacgagtttcttctatcatggatgtatcgaaaaacacagtagaatcagaagtatttgataagtcgacacgatttggaatattcgaagaagggttaatattttgggacatgtgattgaaatacaatgtcataaaacgggtttgagaattaagttcgattaacctttcaaaattttcaatcacgggacggttcaagacctcacatttgattagaatacgagaagacaggctccagaagcggtttttcaatggtagtactccagctaaaacctccaaactcatcgtatgggtcgactgcatgcaacctaaggcgatacgcaaacaacgatattgtattcgctccagtttgatcaaatgtgtgtttgctgcggagcggaagcagaaacacccgtattcaataacagacaatatcgttgtttggtaaagccttataaggtctcctggatgggctccccaccattgtccggttattgtacgaagaaaattcactctttgttgacattttttcatcagatacctcacgtgacaaccccaggtgcctttagagtcgaaccagacaccaagatatttgtgtaccaaaacctgagaaatcgttttacccattaattgtgtttgaagctgagcaggttcatgcttcctagaaaaaactactatctcagtcttctccggagagaattcgatacctagctgtaaagcccaagcagacaaattgtccaaggtatcttgcaatggtccttgcaaatcggcagctttggctcctgtaacagagattacactgtcgtctgcaagttgtcttatcgtgcatgaatttgccagacattcgtcgatgtcatttacataaaagttgtaaagaagggggcttaaacatgagccctggggaagacccatgtagctaatgcgaaaagttgccaaatcgccatgcgtaaaatgcatgtgcttttcggacaacaaattgtgcaaaaaattgttcaaaattggagaaattccttgtcggtgaagtttacccgaaagaatgtcaatagaaacggaatcaaaagcccccttaatgtccaagaacgcagacgccatttgttctttacgagcatacgccagctgaatatctgttgaaagcaacgcaagacaatcattcgtccctttggcacggcggaagccaaattgagtttctgatagtagaccatttgattcgacccagtggtctaaacgacggagtatcattttttccatcaatttccggatgcaggatagcattgcaatcggcctataagagttgtgattagaagctggtttccctggtttttggatggcgatcaccttcacttgcctccaatcctgcggtacaatgttttgctccaggaacttattgaacaagttcaacaagcgcctcttggcattgccgggtagattcttcaacaagttgaatttgattctatctaatccaggcgcgttattgttacaggacaggagggcaactgaaagttctgccatcgtaaaaggtgattctatcgcgtcgtggcccggagacgcatcgcgaacaatattttgctcaggaacagagtccggacatactttcctggcaaaatcaaatatccacctacttgaagactcctcgctttcgttgaccgttacgcgattccgcattcttcgggctgtgttccaaagagtgctcatcgatgtctccctcgacgtctcgttcacgaaccgacgccaatatccacgtttctttgctttagccaagcttttaagct encodes:
- the LOC129720797 gene encoding membrane-bound alkaline phosphatase-like is translated as MKLLVSCVTFLSLSIAVPLDGRQSRGRTAEENYHPSFPEDRIVRANTRNAQLEQTIDYWYAEARKTVDKLVDRTENKNIAKNIILFLGDGMSIATVGMTRVYFGGEEKQLAFETFPYTGMSKTYCVDYQVADSACTSTAYLCGVKGNYATIGVNAQVPNMNCTAELDESTHTHSIAKWAMDAGKDAGFVTTTRVTHASPAGIYAHTANRDWEDDAWIEDDGCDSEVLDDIAEQLVYGEVGKRLKVIMGGGRRQFLGSDLDPEYGTPGIRRDNKNLIREWQEMEGFGENRTYVWNKEDLFKVDPVHTGRLLGLFEPSHCAFNLDRVRNNMEAEPTLAEMVDRATDLLSQNEKGFFLFVEGGRIDHAHHDNWGKLALDETVEFAKAVELAREKFSDEDTLIVVTADHAHSVSFSGYPNRGADITGSAGTSSDGLPYMTLTYANGLGFYDHIDVENKGRMDIRNMDTTADYFRYPATVPVELETHGGEDVTVYASGPWAHLFTGTYEQHAIPHIMAYASCIGDGLKACST